From Paenibacillus sp. PK3_47, the proteins below share one genomic window:
- a CDS encoding phosphatase PAP2 family protein: protein MRHIIMKLLLWERRLFQLINGRLHNRFLNFWLFYFTHLGGATAAISINVLIWAFAPQPLKTTGLQAMIALAVSHVPVAIAKRLYPRMRPYLALPGTNTFHNPLKDHSFPSGHTTAIFASTVPYMVAYPALTVILLPLACIVGFSRIYLGLHYPSDVIAGALIGTGVALGTVGLWA from the coding sequence ATGCGACATATAATCATGAAACTGCTTCTCTGGGAGCGGCGCCTTTTTCAGTTAATTAACGGACGGCTGCATAACCGGTTTTTGAACTTCTGGCTGTTCTACTTCACCCATCTGGGCGGAGCTACAGCTGCCATCAGTATCAACGTGCTGATCTGGGCTTTTGCGCCCCAGCCTTTGAAGACAACAGGCCTGCAGGCGATGATCGCCCTGGCCGTCAGCCATGTGCCTGTAGCCATAGCCAAAAGGCTGTACCCGCGCATGAGGCCTTATCTGGCACTGCCGGGAACGAACACGTTTCACAATCCGCTCAAGGATCACTCTTTTCCTTCGGGCCATACCACTGCTATTTTCGCCTCTACGGTTCCTTATATGGTGGCTTATCCTGCCCTGACCGTTATTCTGCTGCCGCTGGCCTGCATCGTCGGCTTCTCCCGGATCTATCTCGGGCTGCATTATCCGTCAGATGTCATCGCAGGCGCTTTAATCGGCACCGGTGTTGCATTAGGCACAGTCGGCTTATGGGCATGA
- a CDS encoding glycosyltransferase family 2 protein: MTDALFVTLQVILAAIAVYQFAFSLFGLRRKKKKAQFAPEKSFAVLVAAHNEEEVVGALMENLKKLNYPRELYDVFVICDNCTDRTAEIVREHGMNACVRTNANLRGKGYAIEWMLKELWAMPRQYDAVVMFDADNLAHTEFLMEMNNDLCSGGRVIQGYIDTKNPEDSWITAAYGVSYWYINRLWQLSRHNLNMANFLGGTGMCFETNLLKEMGWGATSLVEDLEFTMRSASKGVYPRFNYDAKVYDEKPLTFKASSRQRLRWMQGHFTVARRYFFPLLWQGIKERSLTKFDLALYGANVYIVLLTFLMTAVMFIDNTVFDGPHIANIYGYLPMWLSFFAVGANVLTFLLSMALEKVKFKKVYLYLLVFPIYLLSWYPITFYAFFTQNNKQWSHTKHTRVVRLEEVQSKQV, encoded by the coding sequence ATGACAGACGCACTGTTTGTTACGCTCCAAGTGATCTTGGCGGCAATCGCAGTCTACCAGTTCGCATTTTCGCTGTTCGGACTGCGGAGGAAAAAGAAAAAAGCTCAGTTTGCACCGGAAAAGTCATTTGCAGTACTTGTCGCCGCGCATAATGAGGAAGAAGTTGTCGGCGCATTAATGGAGAACCTGAAAAAGCTTAATTATCCCCGGGAACTGTACGATGTATTTGTCATTTGTGATAACTGCACGGACAGGACGGCTGAGATCGTACGCGAGCACGGAATGAATGCATGTGTGCGCACCAATGCCAATCTGCGGGGGAAAGGCTATGCAATTGAATGGATGCTGAAGGAACTGTGGGCGATGCCGCGGCAGTATGATGCGGTTGTTATGTTCGATGCCGACAACCTGGCGCATACCGAATTCCTGATGGAGATGAACAATGATCTCTGCTCAGGCGGACGGGTCATCCAAGGGTATATTGATACCAAAAATCCGGAGGATTCCTGGATTACCGCCGCTTACGGCGTATCGTACTGGTACATCAACCGCCTGTGGCAGCTGTCCCGTCATAACCTGAATATGGCGAACTTCCTTGGCGGAACCGGAATGTGCTTTGAGACCAACCTGCTTAAAGAGATGGGCTGGGGAGCTACAAGCCTTGTTGAGGATTTGGAGTTCACCATGCGCAGCGCCTCCAAGGGCGTATATCCGAGATTCAACTATGATGCCAAAGTGTATGATGAGAAGCCGCTGACCTTCAAGGCTTCTTCCAGACAGCGACTGCGCTGGATGCAGGGGCACTTTACAGTAGCCCGCCGTTATTTCTTCCCTCTGCTGTGGCAGGGGATCAAAGAACGCAGCCTGACCAAGTTTGATCTGGCGCTTTACGGTGCGAATGTATATATTGTACTGCTGACGTTCCTGATGACCGCAGTGATGTTTATAGACAACACGGTGTTTGACGGACCGCATATTGCCAACATCTACGGATACCTTCCAATGTGGCTCAGCTTCTTTGCAGTGGGGGCCAATGTCCTGACCTTCCTGCTGTCTATGGCGCTGGAGAAGGTGAAGTTCAAGAAGGTATATCTGTACCTGCTGGTCTTCCCGATCTATCTGCTGTCCTGGTATCCCATTACGTTCTATGCGTTCTTCACACAGAACAACAAGCAGTGGAGCCATACCAAGCATACGCGTGTCGTAAGGCTGGAAGAAGTGCAGAGCAAACAGGTATAA
- the infC gene encoding translation initiation factor IF-3 produces MINDEIRAKEVRLVGAEGEQIGIKPIREALQMAIDLNLDLVNVAPQAKPPVCRIMDYGKFRYEMQKKEKEARKNQKIVDLKEVWFRANIEEHDYQTKFRNVVKFLGEGDKVKCSVRFRGREITHANIGQKILERVKNEVADISVVERQPKLEGRSMIMILAPKAQ; encoded by the coding sequence ATGATCAATGATGAAATTCGGGCTAAAGAGGTCCGTTTGGTTGGAGCGGAAGGCGAACAAATCGGAATTAAGCCGATCCGCGAGGCGTTGCAGATGGCGATTGATCTGAATTTGGATTTAGTCAACGTAGCTCCGCAGGCGAAACCGCCGGTATGCCGCATCATGGATTACGGCAAGTTCCGTTATGAAATGCAGAAGAAAGAGAAGGAAGCGCGCAAGAACCAGAAGATCGTTGATCTTAAGGAAGTCTGGTTCCGTGCCAACATTGAAGAACATGATTACCAGACCAAGTTCCGCAATGTTGTCAAATTCCTGGGCGAAGGCGATAAAGTGAAGTGCTCGGTCCGTTTCCGCGGACGTGAGATTACCCACGCTAATATCGGCCAGAAAATCCTGGAACGCGTGAAGAACGAAGTGGCTGATATATCTGTTGTTGAGCGCCAGCCTAAGCTGGAAGGCCGCAGCATGATTATGATTTTGGCTCCTAAAGCCCAATAA
- the rpmI gene encoding 50S ribosomal protein L35, whose translation MPKMKTHSSLKGRFKITGSGKVLRYKAHKNHLLSHKSKRAKRVLNGNPVMAAGDVRRLKQGLANLK comes from the coding sequence ATGCCTAAAATGAAAACACACAGCAGCCTGAAAGGCCGCTTTAAGATCACTGGATCCGGTAAAGTTCTGCGTTACAAAGCCCACAAGAACCACTTGCTGTCCCACAAGTCCAAACGCGCTAAGCGCGTACTGAACGGCAATCCGGTTATGGCTGCCGGTGACGTAAGACGTTTGAAACAAGGACTTGCTAACTTGAAATAG
- the rplT gene encoding 50S ribosomal protein L20 translates to MARVKGGFVVRRRHKKVLKLARGYFGSKHRIFKTAKEQVMKSMVYAYRDRRQTKRNFRRLWIVRINAAARLNGLSYSKLVHGLKLAGVEVNRKMLADLAVNDLNAFNSLAVVAKEKINA, encoded by the coding sequence ATGGCAAGAGTTAAAGGCGGCTTTGTAGTACGTCGCAGACATAAAAAAGTATTGAAACTGGCAAGAGGTTACTTCGGTTCCAAGCACCGCATTTTCAAAACAGCTAAAGAGCAAGTGATGAAATCGATGGTTTACGCATACCGTGACCGTCGTCAGACTAAACGTAACTTCCGCAGACTGTGGATCGTTCGTATCAATGCTGCAGCTCGCTTGAATGGCCTGTCCTACAGCAAACTTGTACACGGCCTGAAACTGGCTGGCGTAGAAGTGAACCGCAAAATGCTGGCTGACCTGGCAGTAAATGATCTTAACGCATTCAACTCCCTGGCTGTTGTAGCCAAAGAGAAGATCAACGCGTAA
- a CDS encoding acyl-CoA thioesterase: MDEQNQPQGALAFKYSRESRVFKTGRVFPNDVNNHKTLFGGKLMSTIDEVASISAMRHCRKNVVTASTDSVDFLLPIRPTDSVCFESFVSWTGRTSIEVFVKVISENLYTGERAVAATSFLTFVAVEDNGTPAPVPAIIPETDEEKLISASAEERSELRKIRRASSKKLASQLSTTKYWE, encoded by the coding sequence ATGGATGAACAAAACCAGCCGCAGGGCGCACTCGCCTTCAAATACAGCCGTGAATCACGGGTATTCAAAACCGGACGCGTCTTTCCCAATGACGTCAACAACCACAAAACTTTATTCGGCGGCAAGCTGATGAGCACCATCGATGAGGTCGCCTCCATCTCCGCCATGCGCCACTGCCGCAAAAATGTAGTTACCGCCTCAACGGATTCCGTGGACTTTCTGCTGCCGATCCGGCCTACAGACTCCGTCTGCTTCGAGTCCTTCGTGTCCTGGACCGGCCGCACAAGTATTGAAGTGTTCGTCAAGGTCATTTCCGAAAATCTCTACACAGGTGAGCGCGCGGTTGCCGCCACTTCATTTCTGACCTTTGTCGCGGTCGAGGATAACGGCACTCCGGCTCCCGTTCCGGCGATCATCCCTGAAACGGACGAAGAGAAGCTGATCAGCGCTTCTGCCGAAGAACGCTCCGAGCTCCGCAAAATCCGCCGGGCAAGCAGCAAAAAGCTCGCCTCCCAATTGAGTACCACCAAGTACTGGGAATAA
- a CDS encoding BMP family ABC transporter substrate-binding protein, protein MKKVLKSSLVMLTACTVILAGCGNNNSANSGNAANGEANTNAGTATNAPAEAPKSDLKFGLVTDVGGVNDKSFNQSAWEALEALNKESGVEIKYLQSNSSADYEPNLNQFVKGGYALTWGIGFDLGDALLKVANENPDANLAIIDSVVDAPNVESVTFAENEGSFLVGVVAGMTTKTDKVAFIGGMESPVIKRFEVGFKAGVEAVNPDATVTITYAGAYDKPDTGKSLAATLYNDGNDIIFPAAGATGNGVFNEAKSRNDAGGDKVWVIGVDKDQSLEFGDDVTLTSMIKRVDEAVKRVSQQVVDGTFAGGTTTVLTLKDNGVGLPETSKANVSEEILAKVEEYKQQIIDGTITVPSE, encoded by the coding sequence ATGAAAAAGGTTTTGAAATCTTCACTCGTTATGTTGACGGCTTGCACAGTAATTCTGGCAGGATGCGGAAACAACAACAGCGCGAACTCAGGAAATGCGGCTAACGGAGAAGCTAACACCAATGCTGGAACGGCAACTAATGCACCGGCAGAAGCTCCTAAATCCGATCTGAAATTCGGCCTTGTTACAGACGTCGGCGGTGTTAACGATAAATCGTTTAACCAATCCGCTTGGGAAGCTCTTGAAGCTCTGAACAAAGAATCCGGAGTTGAAATTAAATACCTGCAAAGTAATTCCAGTGCTGACTACGAGCCGAACCTTAACCAGTTTGTTAAAGGCGGTTATGCTCTGACTTGGGGTATCGGTTTTGACCTTGGAGATGCTTTGCTGAAGGTTGCGAACGAAAATCCGGATGCCAACCTGGCAATCATCGACAGCGTAGTGGACGCTCCTAACGTTGAGTCCGTTACTTTTGCTGAGAACGAAGGATCCTTCCTGGTGGGTGTAGTTGCAGGTATGACTACCAAAACTGACAAAGTTGCGTTCATCGGCGGTATGGAAAGCCCTGTTATCAAACGTTTCGAAGTGGGCTTCAAAGCCGGCGTAGAAGCGGTTAACCCTGATGCAACAGTAACAATCACTTATGCCGGTGCCTATGACAAGCCTGATACCGGTAAATCCCTTGCTGCTACACTGTACAACGACGGCAACGACATCATCTTCCCGGCTGCAGGCGCAACTGGTAACGGTGTATTTAACGAAGCTAAATCCCGCAACGATGCAGGCGGCGACAAAGTATGGGTTATCGGCGTAGACAAAGACCAATCCCTGGAATTTGGCGATGATGTAACCCTGACTTCCATGATCAAACGCGTTGACGAAGCGGTTAAGAGAGTTTCCCAGCAAGTGGTTGACGGAACTTTCGCAGGCGGTACTACAACTGTACTGACGCTGAAAGACAACGGTGTAGGCCTTCCTGAGACATCCAAGGCTAACGTTTCCGAAGAGATCCTGGCTAAAGTTGAAGAGTACAAGCAACAAATCATCGACGGAACGATCACTGTTCCAAGCGAGTAA
- a CDS encoding ABC transporter ATP-binding protein, producing MSAAAPVVELKQITKRFPGIIANDSISLTLNKGEIHALLGENGAGKSTLMNIVFGLYQPDEGSIEIDGKPVIIDSPNKAIELGIGMVHQHFKLVDPFTVTENIVLGMEPKKGLKIDYKSAAEEVRKLSEQYGLQVDPNARIHDISVGMQQRVEIMKTLYRGADILIFDEPTAVLTPQEITELMAIMKRLVAEGKSIILITHKLKEIMHISDRVTIIRRGKVIDTVNTSETNPNELAEKMVGRGVTFKVDKQAPHVGSSVLKLTNVSSKSKDGVPVLNGLSFDVKAGEILGIAGVDGNGQSELIQAITGLRKIDSGSITVSGKEIANLSPRKISEMNVSHIPEDRHKHGLVLDFSVSENMVLETYYKSPYNQNGFLKMDVIDRHAEDLIKQFDVRTPSIETKARSLSGGNQQKAIIAREIDKNPTLLIAAQPTRGLDVGAIEFVQKQLIAQRDQGKAVLLISFELDEIMNVSDRIAVIYEGQIVGEVFPQDTNDQELGLMMAGSLKRGGNAGA from the coding sequence ATGAGTGCTGCGGCTCCTGTCGTAGAGTTGAAGCAAATCACAAAACGCTTTCCCGGTATTATCGCGAACGACTCCATTAGTCTGACGCTGAACAAAGGGGAGATTCATGCACTGCTTGGTGAGAACGGGGCAGGCAAATCAACCTTGATGAATATCGTATTCGGACTATACCAGCCCGATGAAGGCAGCATCGAAATCGACGGGAAACCGGTTATTATCGATAGCCCTAATAAAGCTATTGAGCTTGGTATTGGTATGGTTCACCAGCATTTCAAGCTCGTAGATCCTTTTACGGTAACCGAGAATATTGTTCTTGGGATGGAGCCTAAGAAGGGACTTAAAATCGACTATAAATCTGCAGCGGAAGAGGTTCGTAAGCTATCAGAGCAGTATGGCCTTCAAGTGGATCCGAATGCCAGGATTCATGATATTTCGGTCGGCATGCAGCAACGGGTAGAAATTATGAAAACCCTGTACCGCGGGGCGGATATTCTTATATTCGACGAGCCTACCGCTGTATTAACGCCGCAGGAAATTACTGAATTGATGGCGATTATGAAGCGGCTCGTTGCCGAAGGCAAGTCCATTATTTTGATCACGCACAAACTTAAAGAAATCATGCATATCTCTGACCGTGTAACCATTATCCGCCGGGGAAAGGTCATCGATACGGTTAATACTTCCGAGACGAACCCGAATGAGCTGGCCGAGAAGATGGTTGGACGCGGAGTTACCTTCAAGGTGGACAAGCAGGCTCCGCATGTCGGATCAAGCGTGCTCAAACTGACCAATGTCAGCAGCAAGAGCAAGGATGGTGTGCCTGTCCTGAACGGTCTCAGCTTTGATGTGAAGGCTGGCGAAATTCTCGGAATCGCAGGCGTTGACGGCAATGGACAAAGTGAGCTGATTCAGGCGATTACAGGCCTGCGCAAGATTGATTCAGGCTCCATTACCGTGTCGGGCAAGGAAATTGCCAACCTTTCTCCGCGCAAAATTTCCGAGATGAATGTGTCCCATATTCCGGAGGACCGCCACAAACACGGGCTGGTGCTGGATTTCAGCGTGAGCGAGAATATGGTGCTCGAAACCTACTATAAGAGCCCTTATAATCAAAATGGGTTTCTGAAGATGGATGTCATCGACCGTCATGCCGAGGATTTGATCAAGCAGTTTGATGTACGTACACCTTCGATTGAGACCAAAGCCCGCTCCTTATCAGGGGGGAATCAGCAAAAAGCGATTATTGCGCGGGAAATAGACAAAAATCCGACATTGCTTATTGCCGCACAGCCTACACGCGGTCTTGATGTCGGTGCCATTGAATTTGTACAAAAGCAGCTGATTGCCCAGCGTGACCAAGGGAAAGCCGTATTGCTGATTTCCTTTGAGCTGGATGAAATCATGAATGTATCCGACAGAATTGCTGTTATTTATGAAGGTCAAATTGTCGGTGAAGTGTTCCCGCAGGATACAAATGACCAGGAATTGGGTCTGATGATGGCGGGCAGCCTGAAGCGGGGAGGAAATGCAGGTGCATAG
- a CDS encoding ABC transporter permease produces the protein MHRLKKIFATDSYIVPLVAIVMGFLVGAVVMLIGGYDPIAAYSALFKRVFGSPYDFGEAVREMTPLMFTGLAVAFAFRSGMFNIGADGQVLIGMTAATLVGIKLSGLPAFLLVPLAVIAAGLAGGMWAGIAGYLKAKRGINEVITTIMLNWIALYLSNYIIRNFLLLQGQNRSQDIPASLSMPFLNDIFDNARIHWGTAIALCAALFFYVYLWKTKQGYEMRAVGLNPNAAEYAGMNVGRNVVKAMFISGAFAGLAGAGEVLGVFHYQSIFAASPGYGFNGIAVALLGLTHPLGVILAAILYGMLTYGAAGMSFGADVPPELIRIVIGSIIFFIAAQGIVRWVLKPFYLKRKKEKVL, from the coding sequence GTGCATAGATTGAAAAAAATCTTCGCAACAGACAGCTACATTGTACCTCTGGTTGCGATTGTAATGGGCTTCCTGGTCGGAGCCGTTGTCATGCTGATTGGCGGATACGACCCGATAGCTGCATACTCCGCGCTGTTCAAGCGTGTATTCGGGAGTCCATATGACTTCGGTGAAGCTGTCCGTGAAATGACGCCGCTGATGTTCACTGGTCTTGCTGTAGCCTTTGCTTTCCGCTCAGGGATGTTTAACATCGGTGCGGACGGCCAGGTGCTGATCGGCATGACTGCTGCCACATTGGTCGGTATCAAGCTGTCCGGGCTTCCGGCATTCCTGCTGGTTCCGCTTGCGGTGATCGCTGCAGGGCTGGCCGGGGGGATGTGGGCCGGTATTGCCGGTTACCTCAAGGCTAAGCGCGGAATCAATGAAGTTATTACTACGATCATGCTGAACTGGATTGCGCTCTATCTGTCGAATTATATTATCAGAAACTTCCTGCTCCTCCAAGGGCAGAACCGTTCGCAGGACATACCGGCTTCGCTGTCCATGCCTTTCCTGAATGATATTTTCGATAATGCCCGTATACACTGGGGGACGGCGATTGCGCTTTGTGCAGCACTGTTCTTCTATGTCTACCTGTGGAAAACCAAACAGGGGTACGAGATGCGTGCTGTCGGCCTGAATCCGAATGCCGCTGAATATGCCGGGATGAATGTCGGCCGTAATGTTGTCAAAGCCATGTTCATCAGTGGTGCTTTTGCCGGTCTGGCAGGAGCAGGCGAAGTGCTGGGCGTATTCCACTACCAGTCTATATTTGCCGCATCACCTGGTTACGGCTTTAACGGTATTGCCGTAGCTTTGCTTGGTCTGACTCATCCGCTGGGGGTTATCCTGGCAGCCATTCTGTATGGTATGCTGACTTACGGTGCTGCAGGTATGAGCTTTGGCGCAGACGTTCCGCCGGAGCTGATCCGGATCGTAATCGGTTCAATTATATTCTTTATTGCGGCACAAGGAATTGTCCGCTGGGTGCTTAAACCGTTCTACCTTAAGCGCAAGAAAGAGAAGGTGTTATAG
- a CDS encoding ABC transporter permease, translated as MDLQTLGQLLNTTLVFSTALIFAALGGIFSERSGVVNIGLEGLMMFGAFAAAVGGYYAQDAGMGAWAPWVGVLCAMAVGVIGSLIHAVASITFKADQTISGTVINFLAAGSTLYMVKLFFEGAGETPLIEGFRKVSIPWLSDIPVIGNGIFNSYPTTYLAIILVIVIYFVLFKTPFGLRLRAVGEHPSAADTLGVNVKRMRYIGVMLSGLLAGIGGATITLTTTGTFAHNTISGQGFIAIAAMIFGKWNPVGAFGAAVFFGFSQAIRNYVQLFEWSRSIPQEFIFMIPYVLTIIVLVSAVGRSSAPKALGEPYDPSKR; from the coding sequence ATGGATCTGCAGACGTTAGGACAGTTGCTCAATACAACGCTTGTTTTTTCCACGGCGCTCATTTTCGCTGCACTTGGCGGCATCTTCTCTGAACGCTCCGGCGTTGTCAACATCGGTCTTGAAGGTTTGATGATGTTTGGTGCTTTTGCTGCTGCAGTGGGCGGTTATTATGCCCAGGATGCAGGAATGGGTGCGTGGGCTCCCTGGGTGGGTGTACTCTGTGCCATGGCTGTCGGAGTGATCGGCTCACTGATTCATGCCGTCGCCTCGATTACCTTCAAAGCGGATCAGACCATCAGCGGTACGGTCATCAACTTCCTGGCGGCAGGAAGCACGCTGTATATGGTTAAGCTGTTTTTTGAAGGGGCAGGCGAGACTCCGCTGATTGAGGGGTTCAGAAAGGTATCCATTCCGTGGCTTTCTGACATTCCGGTTATCGGCAACGGGATTTTTAATTCCTATCCGACTACTTACCTGGCGATTATTCTCGTCATTGTTATTTATTTTGTGCTTTTCAAGACACCGTTCGGTCTCCGTTTGCGTGCTGTCGGAGAACATCCGAGTGCTGCGGACACCTTGGGTGTCAACGTCAAACGGATGAGATACATCGGCGTTATGCTGAGCGGTCTGCTGGCGGGTATCGGCGGAGCGACCATCACTTTGACAACAACAGGTACTTTTGCCCACAATACGATTTCCGGCCAAGGGTTTATTGCGATTGCCGCAATGATCTTCGGGAAGTGGAATCCGGTGGGCGCCTTCGGAGCAGCTGTATTCTTCGGGTTCTCCCAGGCAATCCGCAACTATGTGCAGCTGTTTGAATGGTCGAGAAGTATTCCGCAGGAATTTATCTTCATGATTCCTTACGTCCTCACCATCATCGTTTTGGTCAGTGCTGTCGGCCGGTCTTCGGCTCCAAAAGCATTGGGGGAACCGTACGACCCCAGCAAGCGCTAA
- a CDS encoding GNAT family N-acetyltransferase, which produces MIRYRRPKQDDSVILDLIEKQLVPLSHLPQPVINQVRKDLPRRLGQGVTLVACPDYESDPLGFVHFMLHGDLLYIDMLAVAPAARRRHWGNMLMDRAERFALSRGCQRAKVSVDAGNTAGISFYQKLGYSVTRYQPQNYCYEFEKQFK; this is translated from the coding sequence ATGATACGTTATCGCAGACCCAAGCAGGACGACAGCGTCATTCTGGATTTAATTGAAAAACAGCTTGTACCATTATCACATCTTCCGCAGCCTGTAATTAACCAGGTCAGAAAAGACCTGCCGCGCCGCTTGGGGCAGGGGGTAACCCTGGTAGCCTGTCCAGACTATGAGAGCGATCCGCTGGGGTTTGTCCACTTTATGCTGCATGGTGATTTGCTCTACATTGACATGCTGGCCGTAGCCCCTGCAGCACGCCGCAGGCACTGGGGCAACATGCTGATGGACCGTGCGGAGCGGTTTGCATTATCACGCGGATGCCAAAGGGCTAAGGTATCCGTGGACGCAGGGAATACGGCCGGCATTTCTTTTTATCAAAAATTAGGTTACAGCGTAACCCGGTATCAGCCGCAAAACTATTGTTATGAATTCGAGAAACAGTTCAAATAA
- the ilvB gene encoding biosynthetic-type acetolactate synthase large subunit yields MSAQLPEVRSTEQLREKWKNPEVITGSEILLRSLVLEDVDTVFGYPGGAVLYIYDALHGFEDFKHILTRHEQGAIHAADGYARASGKPGVCIATSGPGATNLVTGIATAFMDSVPLVVITGNVFSSLIGTDAFQEADITGITMPITKHSYLVRDVEDLPRIIHEAFHIANTGRKGPVLIDIPKDVSAAKTLFTPVQQQGVNLRGYNPRTVPNKLQLDKLVRAISAAERPIIIAGGGVIYSGAHEAMYEFAKKTEIPITTTLLGLGGFPSGDDLWMGMPGMHGTYTANNAIQQCDLLINIGARFDDRVTGKLDGFAPKAKIVHIDIDPAEIGKNVTPDIPIVGDVKTVLEMLIPDVSRAANADAWRTQIAQWKLDKPLRYNDSDTELKPQWVIEMINETTKGEAIVTTDVGQHQMWAAQYYKFNHPRSWITSGGLGTMGFGFPSAIGAQMAQPERLVVSINGDGGMQMCSQELAICAINNIPVKIVVINNQVLGMVRQWQNLIYEKRYSYTDLAGSPDFVKLAEAYGVKGLRATNKEEAGAVWKEALETPGPVLVEFVVPKDENVYPMVTQGSTIDQMLMGDE; encoded by the coding sequence ATGAGTGCGCAATTACCGGAAGTGCGGTCTACAGAGCAGTTACGTGAGAAATGGAAGAATCCGGAGGTCATCACTGGTTCCGAAATCCTGCTGCGCAGTCTGGTTCTGGAGGATGTAGACACTGTCTTCGGATACCCCGGCGGAGCCGTACTGTACATCTATGATGCGCTTCACGGATTTGAGGATTTCAAGCATATTCTTACGCGTCATGAACAAGGCGCCATTCACGCCGCTGACGGTTATGCCAGAGCAAGCGGCAAACCCGGTGTATGTATCGCTACCTCGGGACCGGGAGCAACCAATCTCGTAACCGGCATAGCGACAGCCTTTATGGATTCAGTGCCGCTCGTGGTAATCACCGGTAATGTATTCTCCAGCCTGATCGGCACAGATGCTTTTCAGGAAGCGGACATTACGGGCATCACGATGCCGATTACGAAGCACAGTTACCTGGTACGCGATGTAGAAGACCTTCCGCGGATTATTCATGAAGCGTTCCATATTGCGAACACTGGCCGCAAAGGTCCGGTACTGATTGACATCCCTAAGGATGTATCGGCAGCGAAGACCCTGTTCACGCCGGTGCAGCAGCAGGGAGTGAACCTCCGCGGTTACAACCCGCGCACTGTACCGAACAAGCTTCAGCTGGATAAGCTGGTGCGCGCCATATCTGCCGCAGAACGTCCGATTATTATTGCAGGCGGCGGCGTGATCTACTCCGGTGCACATGAAGCGATGTACGAATTCGCGAAGAAGACAGAAATTCCGATTACGACTACACTGCTTGGACTCGGCGGTTTCCCGAGCGGAGATGACCTGTGGATGGGCATGCCGGGTATGCATGGTACCTACACTGCGAATAATGCGATTCAGCAATGTGACCTGCTCATTAATATCGGTGCCCGGTTTGATGACCGTGTAACAGGCAAGCTGGACGGCTTCGCACCAAAGGCCAAGATTGTGCATATCGACATTGATCCGGCGGAAATCGGCAAGAATGTAACCCCTGATATTCCAATCGTCGGCGATGTGAAGACAGTGCTGGAAATGCTGATTCCTGATGTAAGCCGTGCAGCTAATGCGGATGCATGGAGAACGCAGATTGCCCAGTGGAAGCTGGATAAGCCGCTTCGCTACAACGATTCGGATACAGAGCTCAAGCCGCAGTGGGTCATCGAAATGATCAATGAAACCACTAAGGGTGAGGCTATCGTTACTACAGACGTAGGACAGCACCAGATGTGGGCTGCACAGTATTACAAATTCAATCATCCGCGCTCATGGATTACTTCCGGCGGTCTGGGGACGATGGGCTTCGGATTCCCGTCAGCCATCGGTGCGCAAATGGCGCAGCCGGAACGGCTGGTAGTATCGATCAATGGCGACGGCGGAATGCAGATGTGTTCGCAGGAGCTGGCCATCTGTGCCATCAATAATATACCGGTCAAAATCGTAGTCATTAACAATCAGGTCCTTGGAATGGTCCGGCAGTGGCAGAATCTCATTTATGAGAAACGCTACAGCTATACCGACCTCGCCGGCAGCCCGGATTTTGTAAAGCTGGCTGAAGCTTACGGTGTAAAGGGACTGCGGGCAACGAACAAGGAAGAGGCTGGCGCAGTGTGGAAGGAAGCTCTGGAAACGCCTGGACCCGTTCTGGTAGAATTCGTTGTTCCAAAAGACGAAAATGTCTACCCGATGGTAACTCAAGGGTCAACCATCGATCAAATGCTGATGGGGGATGAATGA